One window from the genome of Hemitrygon akajei chromosome 4, sHemAka1.3, whole genome shotgun sequence encodes:
- the LOC140727030 gene encoding P2Y purinoceptor 8-like: protein MNGSTIENSTLEMLTNSMLHHTLPTIYLAIFVISTPLNALSLWLLCCRMWPKTPTMIFSINLAITDLLYSLMLPFQIIYHWNWNNWVVGEPLCRLVTLLFYGNMHCSILTVMLISVERYLGIVHPLHSSQFRTIKTAVLLCVIVWLFVLSAHSPLMYSELTYEVAVLKITTCFDIMRRDMFPALFYFYLYFSIQIFLFFLFPFIVMLVCYSKIIRTLLKTPAMEMKESRRQIVYLTIMVLFVFTICYLPTHIIMIVHFVRSSQKRPIYVIYKLSLALISLNGCFDPLLYYFASKEFRRKVQKLCPCLPVDDGDKTLSNTMQPLAVKGSQL from the coding sequence ATGAATGGCAGTACGATAGAGAACAGCACGTTAGAGATGCTCACCAACTCAATGTTGCACCACACTCTTCCCACCATCTACCTGGCCATTTTTGTCATCAGCACTCCCCTCAATGCACTGTCCCTCTGGCTGCTGTGCTGCCGCATGTGGCCCAAGACCCCCACCATGATATTCTCCATCAACCTGGCCATCACGGATCTTCTCTACAGCTTGATGCTGCCCTTCCAGATCATATACCACTGGAACTGGAACAACTGGGTCGTGGGAGAGCCGCTGTGCCGACTGGTGACCCTCCTCTTCTACGGGAACATGCACTGTTCCATCCTGACCGTCATGCTGATAAGCGTGGAGCGCTACCTCGGCATCGTCCACCCCCTGCACTCCTCTCAGTTCCGCACCATTAAAACCGCCGTCTTACTCTGTGTCATCGTTTGGCTCTTTGTTTTGTCGGCCCACTCGCCGCTGATGTACTCCGAGCTAACGTATGAAGTTGCGGTCCTGAAGATCACGACCTGCTTCGACATCATGCGCCGTGACATGTTCCcagccttgttttatttttatctcTACTTTTCCATTCAGattttcctttttttcctctTCCCTTTTATAGTCATGCTAGTGTGCTATTCTAAGATTATCAGAACCCTACTGAAGACCCCAGCAATGGAAATGAAAGAGTCAAGGAGACAGATTGTTTATTTGACAATTATGGTGCTGTTTGTCTTTACTATCTGTTACCTCCCCACACATATTATTATGATTGTCCATTTTGTACGCTCCAGCCAGAAGAGACCGATCTATGTCATCTACAAgctctccctggctctgatcaGCTTAAATGGATGCTTTGACCCGTTGTTGTATTACTTTGCCTCAAAGGAGTTTCGGCGGAAGGTCCAGAAGTTATGCCCGTGTCTCCCCGTTGACGATGGCGACAAGACCTTAAGCAACACCATGCAGCCCCTGGCTGTGAAGGGCAGTCAGTTGTAG